Proteins co-encoded in one Lynx canadensis isolate LIC74 chromosome C1, mLynCan4.pri.v2, whole genome shotgun sequence genomic window:
- the TNP1 gene encoding spermatid nuclear transition protein 1, with protein MSTSRRFKSHGMRRGKNRAPHKGVKRGGSKRKYRKGSLKSRKRGDDSNRHYRSHL; from the exons ATGTCGACCAGCCGCAGATTCAAGAGTCATGGCATGAGGAGGGGCAAGAACCGAGCTCCTCACAAGGGAGTCAAGAGAGGTGGCAGCAAAAGAAAATACCGGAAGGGCAGTCTGAAGAGTAGAAAACGGGGAGATGACT CCAATCGCCATTACCGCTCCCACTTGTGA